A window of the Nibribacter ruber genome harbors these coding sequences:
- a CDS encoding RagB/SusD family nutrient uptake outer membrane protein has protein sequence MKLKKFNSYILWAAVTTGLSITLPSCNDYLEVEPVSSFSPDYVFSNVNNVQKQLTGVYAALGGDQGYGIRLSMYYPLDNDEMMGQSGNPGDNERRDIARYTVQPSNTQLAGPFGQLYAGVERANICIYYIPKMEMYTNGTETEKRELRRMHGEALTLRAQFYFELIRNWGDIPAQFNPSSFETDLFKGKTDRDEIYDKLIADLAEAATLVPWRGEVANDERITQGAVRALRARLALFRGGFSLRRSGGMQRGSDYLKYYQIARDECDIIIKRGAHKLNPSYQAVWKDAIDAHRIEPNGEVMWEIAMAGGSSATGDSKLGYYNGPRLNGSTGNGALTILPTYFYSFDSKDQRRDVTAAPYNVSSAGIIQPRNLQTMTDGKFRRDWITNPTVLTSLAQYFGVNWPLIRYADVLLMFAEAENELKGGPTPEAYEAINQVRRRGFGKAINTPDMTVDLEPGLDKTEFFNALVQERSWELGGEGIRKYDLIRWNLLEQKIVETRAALRAMVAKQAPYENLPATMYFAANSTTPVYLTSLYEPAPATAPANSVSISWVGTGVNTTLSDVFAIGFKPGKSELLPLPTSLLDVNPNLKQDYGY, from the coding sequence GCAAAAACAGCTGACGGGCGTATACGCCGCCTTAGGTGGTGACCAAGGGTATGGCATCCGTCTAAGCATGTATTATCCTTTGGATAATGATGAGATGATGGGCCAAAGCGGAAACCCCGGTGACAATGAAAGAAGAGACATTGCCCGGTATACCGTTCAACCAAGCAACACCCAGCTAGCGGGTCCATTTGGCCAGTTGTATGCGGGGGTGGAACGCGCCAACATTTGCATCTATTACATTCCTAAAATGGAGATGTACACCAATGGCACTGAAACTGAGAAACGCGAACTACGCCGGATGCACGGCGAGGCCCTGACATTAAGAGCTCAGTTTTACTTTGAATTGATCCGTAACTGGGGAGACATTCCTGCCCAGTTCAACCCATCCAGTTTTGAGACAGATTTGTTTAAAGGCAAAACTGACCGCGACGAGATTTACGACAAACTAATTGCGGATCTGGCAGAGGCGGCCACCCTTGTTCCCTGGAGAGGTGAAGTAGCCAATGATGAGCGCATCACGCAAGGAGCTGTTCGTGCGTTGAGAGCTCGTCTTGCTTTATTCAGAGGAGGTTTCTCTTTGCGCAGAAGCGGCGGTATGCAACGCGGTTCTGACTACCTAAAGTACTATCAGATTGCCCGTGATGAATGTGATATCATCATCAAACGTGGCGCCCATAAATTGAATCCTAGCTACCAGGCCGTTTGGAAAGATGCTATTGATGCGCACAGAATTGAGCCTAATGGTGAAGTGATGTGGGAGATAGCCATGGCCGGCGGAAGCAGTGCCACAGGAGACAGCAAATTAGGATATTACAATGGTCCTAGACTAAACGGAAGCACTGGTAACGGCGCTTTAACCATTCTGCCTACTTACTTCTACTCCTTTGACTCAAAGGATCAGCGCCGTGACGTGACCGCCGCTCCTTACAATGTAAGCTCTGCGGGAATCATTCAGCCTCGCAATTTGCAGACCATGACAGACGGTAAATTCAGAAGAGACTGGATTACTAATCCTACAGTGTTGACTTCATTAGCGCAATACTTCGGGGTGAACTGGCCATTGATACGATATGCAGACGTATTGTTAATGTTTGCTGAGGCTGAGAATGAGTTGAAAGGTGGTCCAACCCCTGAAGCGTATGAGGCCATCAACCAAGTGCGCCGCAGAGGTTTCGGGAAGGCTATAAATACGCCAGACATGACCGTGGACCTGGAGCCAGGTTTAGACAAGACTGAGTTTTTCAATGCCTTGGTACAAGAGCGGTCTTGGGAGCTAGGTGGAGAGGGAATCAGAAAGTATGACCTTATCCGTTGGAATTTGCTGGAGCAGAAGATTGTGGAAACCAGAGCCGCTTTAAGAGCGATGGTGGCCAAGCAGGCGCCATATGAGAATCTTCCGGCTACCATGTACTTTGCCGCCAATTCTACAACTCCTGTGTATTTAACTTCTTTGTACGAGCCTGCACCAGCCACTGCGCCAGCTAATTCAGTAAGTATTTCCTGGGTAGGAACCGGCGTGAACACCACCTTGTCAGATGTATTCGCGATTGGCTTTAAGCCAGGCAAAAGCGAGTTGTTGCCATTGCCTACCTCTTTGTTAGATGTGAACCCAAATCTGAAACAAGACTATGGCTAT